In Vicia villosa cultivar HV-30 ecotype Madison, WI linkage group LG7, Vvil1.0, whole genome shotgun sequence, the DNA window TCTAAGAACTTGCCATCACAAAAGTTCTATACTTTGATTACTGCAGAAGATGCAAAACATTCATATGCTCGATCAAGAGCTACAAAACACTATAGTTTTGGAACACTTGATGTTGAAAAAGCGAAGGTTTAAATAGTGGTATGCCTTGAAGATGAATATCTTGGAAGTTGGAACATTTCGTGCTGGTGCAGAAGCTTTTTCTGCAGGAGTAGTAGGAATGAATTTGGCTAGTGAAATTGATAGCTTATATGATTCTATTGCATACCCTTATATTTTACCTACTTCATATCTCAATTACACTGATTCTCAATATGTTTAAACCTACATCAGTAGTGAAATGAACCATGTCGCTTACTTAATAAAAGCAGTAACGGAAACTCCAATAATTCCAGCACCAGTGATTGTTTCATTCTCATCAAGAGGACCTAGCACCATTCTTCCATCAATCCTAAAACCTGACATTGTTGCATCTGGTGTGAACATAATTGCCACTTATACAGAAGCAACGACTGATAATGAAGATAAAATAAGGACTTCATACAGATCCTTGTCTGGAACTACTATGTCATGCCCTCATGCGTCCGGCGTCGTAGGCCTTCTCAAACCACTTCATCCTGAATGGAGTCTAGCTGCTATTAAATCTGAAATCATGACCACTGCAAGTGGAATGGATAACGAAAGACCAATCAAGGATCGCTTTGACGAAAACGCAACTCCATTTGCATATGGTTCAGGTCACATCCAACCTGCTCTTGCTCTAGATCCGGGACTAATTTACAATCTTGAAGTGATTGATTGATTGCATGAACCTACTATGTTCAGATGCTCAATGGCAGATGATGTTGGCTGAAGGCTTGAATGGAATAGAGTTGCGGGAAAGCAGTGAAGATGCTTAAGCTGTGTCACCTATGTTGATTTTGTAAGGTCCTTGGATGCCAAGAAAGTGGAATACATTTATAttatagaaaatttaaattttgagtttttcagAACCTATTCGTGACAAGAGAAAGTCACAATCGActttgttgagaaatatatatgttCAGACAAGTTTCAAATTTGGTTCTGTTGAAAATCATTGTTGTTCTGACAAATTTTAAGTTTGACTTTGTTTGAAGCTATCTCTATCTTGTCAGAGTCAAATTACACTTTGTTGAAATTTATCTCCATTTCAACAAAGTCAAGTTTTAAGTCTACaggaaataataaaaaatggtttCTGAAAATGGTTTTTATTGAATAAGGGTGAAGGGTAGTTTAAGTAATGCAAATGGTTTGAAGTAGGAGAGGCAAACAGGAATTTCCATCTGTTTAAGTCCGTTCTGTAAAATACGGGGTGGGGCAGACATAGTTGAGAGTGCAGGTTTAAAATTTTGTCCGccccgcaaaaaaaaaaaatgatagtgCATGGCTATGAAGTACGGACACCTTAGGAGTTGGCGTATCGCAGTGTCTGACACTTATATGACACTCGTACGACATGTGTTGGAAAAGTCAAACAAGTGTCGGAAAAGTCACACAAATGTccccaaataaataatttattttctttgatcTGACACTCTTTAAATCGGTGTCCGACATCCATATGTAAAAAAATGCTCATGTTTGTGCTCgcaaaaacctaaaaataaaaaaaggttgGGACGGGCGAAGATAAATTTCTAAAGTTCTAAGAATAGTGAAACTAACAACATTCACAATGTCTCATTAAACGTTCAACAATTAATTCAAAGCGTAGATCTTGTTGCAAAAGTctcataacaacaacaaaacaaacacaatatGACACAACATGTATAGCATAACACAAGAAAGTTGAAATAGCACAAAGCACATGCTTAACATGAAATAAGAATGTTTTTCATTTATTTGCTTAATGGCTAATGTCCATTAATTAGGCTTGTTTACAGAATCCGAAGTTGTTTCAGAATCTGAATTGTTGTCATAAGTACCATCCACAATAGTACTTTCATTGGAGTTGATATCTTGCCTTTCAGTGTCTTCCGGAGAAGGAGGGGGATATTCGAAAACCTAGCACAACATAAAatgttaatattaattcaagaaAAATGGATGATTGTAACAATGCCATTAGCCATGTATAATAAATTTACAATTAGCATCATTTAAAGATAAATCTTATTTTCTTGCAAGAAGCATGATAACTATTATCTTATTTCTAATGATAATTATAGATTCAAAATTCAATATGTAAGACTAATGTATAACAAAAAATAGTCAATTGTCTATGATCTAAGTCAATCATACATGTAATCACATAAATttgataataaaaatataattatataggtTCAAGTTGGAATGCATTATGGCTTAATTTACCTCTTCCACATGAGGATAATAGTTTGGAATATGACTAGCTTCTCTGAGATGGTCGATATACCTAAAATCACCTTTTAAGCATTCTTCTCGTATAGCCAATATTTCCTCGGCCATCTACATAATGAACCATATATATTGTAAGTAAAAACTAGTGAATAATTTAAACAAACATACATTTACATCAAATTATTCTAGTAGATTTTGAAAATAGATTGTAATCACAATTCGGACCACATTTGACACCAATGTAACCATAATAGTTGCAAGtacaactttttttaaaaattttggtaTTCGACCTTGTGAGCACAAAcatgaacaattttctcatcaaCTCTTTTAAATATATTGTAATCACAATTCAAACTACATTTGACACCAATGTAACCATAATAGTTGCGAGTATAACTATTGATGCCTCAAATACGACTAGATATTCTAGGATATGGAAGATTGCGACTAGATCACAATTTAAATCCTTGATTAAAAGAGTTGatgaaaaaataaatacgaaatcaATAATTTGAGactataaaaaacaattaaaattaaaatcaccCACATCCTTATCGCTGCCATCAAAAATCTCTAGATCGAAAGCATCATTCATGCCTTCATAAATTAAGGTTTTCAAGTCATCAATATAAAAGGGTCCTGTTATGGaacaatgaataaaatcaaaacaaaattagaacaatataaattcaaattaaataaaggTATTTAAGCGATTTTACCTCTTGATTGAGCAAACCAGGAACAAACATCGGCGATTAATTGTTGAGCTTTGAGATGAGAGTTATCGCCACCCCACATGAAATCAACGGCAGTTCGAAGAGCCGCCCAACGATTCAAAATATAACCAATACCTTCattgaatgcttgtaatgactcTCCTTGCAAGACTCTATATTCACCCATCTCTACAACAAACCTAGTAACGCGACTACTGACTGGAAAATTATGACTCCGATAAGACCCCTATTTAAATCTCAAATACAGTGAATACCTTTTACCCTTATAACATCACGTGCTTAGAGCGTGCAACACTCCCGATTCCTTTTTACATTCAAAATCATAAATTTGGTAATATATTTATAaagattaattttttataatagacAAAAagtttgtttgaatcatttgactaaaattaaaatttttgaaaatctaTATGACGACAtctttctattttctcttctctcttttttcactttctcacatcaaattggtgcggtgaacaTGGAGGAGAAGATACCGTCAAAAAATTACGAGATTGAGAAATTCACCAGAGTAATGTGAAGTCAAGAATCTAAATCcaatatgttttgatgaagacaaaatgaatgtcaaataatcatatcaaaaagtatggaaaaagcttcaagaacaatgtatcaattcaAGTGTCCAAGTCTTATCATGAGCAAAAGGTAGCACCAAATTATTCAAGATTAAAGTTGAAGACTAAGCATGGATATTGATTGATAGAGGTACAAGCATCcaattatattgataattttagTGCTCAAATTATTCTCCGAAAAATCTATTGCATGCATTGGTCATTTGTGTTCAAAATCacattcaaatatatttttttatcatgtttgaactaggggtggcaaaacggaccgTGGCCCGCAgggccggcccgcgcacccgccaaaatatggagggttgggttgggattttaggcccgtcgctcgccaaagtccgccccgccaaaactcgccatccgccatacccgccccgcaaaagtccgccgctcgccaaagcccgcccctcctccaaaactcaatctttttttagttaattctagtaattgcaattcttgatggtttattttatacatttatttatggatatatgtaatattttttaagtaaatttgtttaaaagttgcttttataaaaaatattttaaaaaataagtaaaaagtttaattaaaaggtaaaaagaagtctattaatctattaaaaaatatataaataataataggcGGGTGAGCCCGCcgtccgccaacccgccatcttggcggggcgggcatgacttttatgctcaTTTCACTTAGCGGGCATGCTTGCCCCGCTCGTTTTTTATCGGGCATAAGGCGAGGCGGACGGTCCGTTTTTCCACCCCCtagtttgaaccatgttaaatcactttcaaatataatatattgacttaaataaatcaatagatgtagcattaggttggttcaaatatttagacaattatttaaatattttaatttttaaacatgCAGTTTTTTGGTAAATTATGGCGTTTTTAGCTGCCGTAACAGTACAAAAACCTCCACAATTTACAACGTTCTGAACCAGTGTTtatatatttgaaatttgaaaaatgctgcGAACTTGTTAAGTCAAGTGGCCGTTTTAACTGACTTAAGAAGTGCAGTACAAAATTGAAAATTATGTTTTTTCATGAACCATTGTTATTTTAAACTATTGCAAACCTTCATGAAAATGTCTCAATATTTACCATGTTTCATAGAGGTGTTATGCACTTATAAATACATGATATTTCAGATTAAAAATCACCTCTTCcattgcaatttaacatcatatTTTCTCACTCAAATTATCAAACAAgtgtttttgttcttaatatttcataaagaattttctacatgtatgttcataacattctagaaaatttatatcattctcataaacacttgagcactatattttcatcataaattgcttgtttggaagagaagatcaatcctagtgattgatatatgttcatcaacattactactcaaatatatttggttattattgacttgctatccaggattgttggaagcaagggttttttattagtgagaggattgttctcataatcaatttagtaaatccaagaggattgttcttggtggtcgAAATCTTATTgttcaggattgttggaaacaagtgagtcattaagggaggattgctctcttagtgtacttagtgaaaatccaaaaggattgttcttggtgtttggtttgttttatgtaagtcacaaacaatagtaaaatctctttcatgttgaaaggggactggagtactctcggagtgtgaggggaaccagtatacatcattgtgttatttactttttcgcatttaccgctttcacaaatcataaccagaaaagaaagtaacacatttcCAAACTCTTGCGCCAAactagaaaaataagaacaacttgTTTCTAAAACCGGATAAAATTTCGaggtcctaattcacccccctcttaggcgcacactTCGtacttacaattggtatcagagcaggttataggtTACCTCTTCCTAAAAGATCcagatggcttccgcaaatcaaaatccagtttttagagacGGTGGTAGCAACAACAAACCTCCACTATTCTGTGGACAATACTTcgacttttggaaaattcgtatgagggctcacttagaagcacgaggagaagaagtatgggaggctgtcctagaaggtcctcatgttcctggaACTGTCGTCAATAGTGTTGGATCAGATAAACCTAAAGCTTCATGGGATGATAACGATAGAAAaaaggttcttgctgacaaaaagactatcaatcttcttcaaggagcACTTAAAATGGACGAGTTCTTTCGTGTTTTGGCATGTACAACGGCTAAAAAAATATGGGATACGttagtagaaactcatgaaggagcCGTTGAAGTTAATAGATCTCGATTAAATACTTTGAGTCAAGAATATGAGTTATTTAGAATGCAGCTCGGAGAAACCATTCTTGATCTTCAAAAGAGATTTGTTTACTTAATAAATCATCTAGACGCTCTTGGAAAGAAACTCTCTACCGAGGAACAAAATCTTAAAGTTCTAAGATCCTTAACTAGAGAATGGCAACCAAAGGTAACGGCAATATTCGAGAAGAAAACTTTAACTAAAATGACTTCCGCAACATTGttcggaaaacttcaagaatacgaAACGGGACTCGGAAGACTTCAAAAGCATGAAAGTTTAGATACAAAATCCAAAGGCATCGCCTTGAAAGTAGATTCTATGTAcgatgaatccactagtgaagaagatggtgctcttatcaagaagtttgaaaaattcctaagaaaagaaaagaaaaaggacacCATTAAAggggaagcaccaacaaggaaggttaaatattttgaatgtggagaaaaaggacatgttaaaagtgaatgccctacacttgaatagaagaataaatacttcaagagaaataaggataaaaagtcaaagaaagcatATATAGCATGGGAAGACAATGAAGTAATTTCATCTTCCAATTCCAAAAGCAAAGAATATACAAATCTAGCATTCATGGATTCACACCACTCCGATGATGAAaacaatgaggttagtaatgaattttccattTATGATAATGATGCACAAGGTGCCATAAATAAACtattgaatgaatgcaaaatgttgtaTAGAACCATATCAACACAAGAGAAAGAAatcaaatctcttgaagagaaaattgattaCATCCAAAAAGATTTTGAGATTGATAATAAACAATATGTTGATAAAGATAAACAAATTTCATCTCTAGAAAAAATTAAGactatggaaaaagattttgtggatgaaaaacaaaagatgaTTACTGATCAAAAACATAATGTTGTATGCAaaatttgtgaatcactttcttttcaaattgttcaattaaagagagtccttgaaagatgtgaaaaaaggacaaattggtttAGCAGGTGTCCttagtcaacaaagatattctaatgataaaagtggtcttggttattcaaagttctcaaaaccaagttctaacaaaactattttGGTTAAAGATAGTGACCAAACATCCCAAGAAAAAGTTAACAAGTGTAAAGTGGTTCATCACCATCATAAGAAAatatttcctaaaaagaaaccttatgttcctagatatagaagtaattttgttcctacatgtttttattgtggtattattggccatacacctaatgcttgctatgttagaaactttagtgtggcaagtggtcattatgtat includes these proteins:
- the LOC131620167 gene encoding uncharacterized protein LOC131620167, with protein sequence MGEYRVLQGESLQAFNEGIGYILNRWAALRTAVDFMWGGDNSHLKAQQLIADVCSWFAQSRGPFYIDDLKTLIYEGMNDAFDLEIFDGSDKDMAEEILAIREECLKGDFRYIDHLREASHIPNYYPHVEEVFEYPPPSPEDTERQDINSNESTIVDGTYDNNSDSETTSDSVNKPN